A single Caldanaerobius fijiensis DSM 17918 DNA region contains:
- a CDS encoding glycosyltransferase family 4 protein: MLKYILAFVIAFLLTCVFTPLAKKIAYAIGAIDVPKDERRVHKKPVPLLGGLSIYLSFLVGAIIFVPKNSHILGLLIGSTIIIIVGVLDDKYELSAIAKLFGQIMAAVVVMVYGMRINVISNPFGDSINLGLWAYPITLIWIVAITNTLNLIDGLDGLAAGVAGIASFFLFIVSLLNSRDIAAILTIITAGSALGFLPFNFNPAKIFMGDTGALLLGFILSVISVEGAIKGAAAIAIIVPVLVLGLPIFDMIVSIIRRSIKGMPIMQADKGHIHHRLLDMGMSQRRAVIYMYIICIVLGISAIVVSAGNTLTGILVISLVILLAMILTKRMNLIGLNDDRYRGITR, from the coding sequence ATGTTAAAATATATCCTTGCCTTTGTTATCGCGTTTTTATTGACATGCGTATTTACACCTCTTGCAAAGAAAATTGCATATGCGATTGGCGCTATCGACGTGCCTAAGGATGAGAGGAGGGTACATAAAAAGCCTGTACCTTTATTGGGTGGCCTTTCTATCTATTTGTCTTTTTTAGTGGGGGCTATTATTTTTGTGCCTAAAAACTCTCATATATTAGGATTATTGATTGGTTCGACAATAATAATTATCGTAGGCGTTTTGGATGACAAATATGAACTCAGTGCTATTGCTAAATTATTTGGACAGATAATGGCTGCGGTAGTGGTCATGGTGTACGGGATGAGGATAAATGTCATTTCTAATCCGTTTGGAGATAGTATAAATCTTGGACTTTGGGCTTATCCTATTACCTTGATATGGATTGTGGCTATAACCAATACTTTAAATCTTATAGATGGATTGGACGGGCTGGCGGCCGGCGTTGCAGGCATTGCGTCATTTTTCTTATTTATTGTTTCCCTTCTCAATAGCAGGGATATAGCGGCAATTTTGACGATTATCACAGCGGGTTCTGCATTGGGATTTTTGCCTTTCAATTTTAATCCGGCGAAGATATTCATGGGAGATACAGGGGCATTGTTGTTGGGCTTTATACTTTCGGTCATATCGGTGGAAGGAGCCATAAAGGGAGCAGCAGCTATAGCTATAATCGTACCTGTACTGGTTTTGGGCCTGCCGATATTTGATATGATAGTTTCTATTATCAGGAGAAGTATAAAGGGAATGCCCATCATGCAGGCGGACAAAGGACATATTCACCATAGACTTCTAGATATGGGCATGAGCCAGAGGCGGGCTGTTATCTATATGTATATTATTTGTATAGTGCTAGGTATAAGTGCCATTGTCGTCAGTGCTGGGAATACACTGACAGGTATTCTGGTCATTTCATTGGTGATTTTGCTGGCGATGATTTTGACAAAGCGCATGAATCTTATAGGTCTAAACGATGATAGGTATAGAGGTATAACGAGGTAG
- a CDS encoding AtpZ/AtpI family protein gives MKFGVAIDLKLVKGAMEINNRNFLYYAGLFSYIGFAIAIPIIGGTLLGYYIDERFGRGHIFIFVFLILGLIDGFYNMIRIALRSSGMRKKR, from the coding sequence TTGAAATTTGGGGTAGCCATAGACTTAAAGCTTGTGAAAGGAGCGATGGAGATTAATAACAGGAATTTCCTTTATTACGCCGGACTTTTTTCATATATAGGTTTTGCTATTGCTATACCGATCATTGGTGGAACACTACTAGGGTATTACATTGATGAGAGGTTTGGCAGGGGTCATATATTTATTTTTGTGTTTTTGATATTAGGGCTTATAGATGGTTTTTACAATATGATAAGAATTGCTCTCAGAAGTTCAGGAATGAGAAAAAAGCGCTAA
- the hydF gene encoding [FeFe] hydrogenase H-cluster maturation GTPase HydF translates to MNATPKSERLHIAIFGRRNAGKSSIINALTNQNVALVSDVAGTTTDPVYKAMELLPIGPVVFIDTAGIDDVGELGQMRVKKTYEVLNKTDLAVLVVDSSTGIGDYEKELLNKIREKKVPVVGVINKTDLHNISDEVLKAWEKDLGINFVRVSAVSKSGISNLKRAIVVNAPYDDTEMSIVGDLVRDGQIAVLVVPIDKAAPKGRLILPQQQVIRDLLDHDAIAVVTKEHELKRTLESLNQKPALVITDSQAFLKVDADTPKDIPMTSFSILFARYKGDLNQLVAGAKAIEALKPGDKVLIAEACTHHRQSDDIATVKIPRWLRQLVGGDLEFHWVSGGDFPDNLQEYRLIVHCGGCMINRREMMYRLSVAAEKGVPIVNYGVLIAYVMGVLDRALDPFPLASMTFKGLI, encoded by the coding sequence ATGAATGCAACGCCAAAATCGGAAAGGCTGCATATCGCCATATTTGGGAGAAGAAATGCTGGTAAATCCAGTATCATAAATGCGCTTACCAATCAAAATGTAGCACTGGTTTCTGATGTAGCCGGCACCACAACGGACCCGGTGTATAAGGCTATGGAGCTATTACCTATCGGCCCTGTGGTATTTATTGATACGGCGGGCATTGATGATGTGGGCGAATTGGGTCAAATGAGGGTAAAAAAGACCTATGAGGTATTAAACAAAACGGATCTAGCTGTATTGGTTGTGGATTCATCAACAGGGATTGGCGATTACGAGAAGGAGCTTTTGAATAAAATAAGGGAGAAAAAAGTGCCGGTGGTCGGTGTTATCAATAAAACCGATCTGCATAATATATCTGACGAAGTACTTAAAGCGTGGGAGAAAGATCTGGGCATCAATTTCGTCAGGGTGAGTGCGGTTTCCAAAAGCGGCATAAGCAATTTAAAAAGGGCTATTGTAGTCAATGCACCTTACGATGATACGGAGATGAGCATAGTAGGAGATCTAGTACGGGATGGCCAGATAGCTGTTCTGGTGGTTCCTATAGATAAAGCGGCTCCTAAAGGTAGGTTGATATTGCCGCAACAGCAGGTCATAAGGGATCTGCTGGATCACGATGCCATTGCCGTGGTAACAAAAGAGCATGAGTTAAAGAGAACGCTGGAGAGTCTTAATCAGAAACCTGCTTTGGTGATAACCGATTCTCAGGCATTTTTAAAAGTAGATGCTGACACCCCCAAAGATATTCCGATGACATCATTTTCCATACTTTTTGCCCGCTATAAAGGGGATTTGAATCAGCTGGTAGCGGGTGCCAAAGCTATTGAGGCCCTCAAGCCTGGCGATAAGGTTCTTATAGCGGAAGCTTGTACCCATCACAGACAGTCCGATGATATTGCCACAGTAAAGATACCCAGGTGGTTGAGGCAGCTTGTAGGTGGTGATCTTGAATTCCACTGGGTTAGTGGAGGGGATTTTCCGGACAACCTGCAGGAGTACAGGCTCATCGTGCACTGTGGCGGCTGTATGATCAACAGGAGAGAGATGATGTACAGGCTTTCGGTAGCGGCTGAAAAGGGTGTGCCTATAGTAAATTATGGCGTACTTATAGCTTACGTGATGGGTGTTCTGGATAGGGCATTGGATCCATTTCCGTTGGCCAGTATGACTTTTAAGGGACTGATTTGA
- the wecB gene encoding non-hydrolyzing UDP-N-acetylglucosamine 2-epimerase: MLKIISVFGTRPEAIKMAPLIKELDGNTDINSKVCVTAQHRDMLDQVLNYFDIKPDYDLNIMSSRQTLSQITSRVLLGMDDVLEREKPDLVLVHGDTTTTFAAALSAYYHKVMVGHVEAGLRTHDKFFPYPEEMNRRLTAPLADMHFAPTASAKANLLDEGIAEGSIYVTGNTVIDALKWTVKEGHLFENQALNDVDYKSYRVITMTAHRRENWGKPLENICYAVLDIVQRYKDVLVIYPVHLNPAVRDVVFKILGSAERVMLLDPLSMVDMHNLIKRSYFVMTDSGGLQEEVPSLGKPVLVLRDVTERPEAVEAGTVRLVGTEKEVIVKNVMKLLDDQAEYARMANAINPYGDGYASKRIVQAIKYKFGLTAEKPEEFMPQV, encoded by the coding sequence ATGCTAAAAATTATAAGTGTCTTTGGGACCAGACCTGAAGCGATAAAGATGGCGCCATTGATAAAAGAATTAGATGGCAATACTGATATAAATTCAAAGGTATGTGTTACGGCTCAGCACAGGGATATGCTTGATCAGGTTTTGAACTATTTTGATATAAAGCCTGATTATGATTTGAATATCATGAGCTCAAGGCAGACATTATCACAGATTACATCAAGGGTGTTGCTGGGCATGGATGATGTACTGGAAAGAGAGAAACCTGATCTGGTACTGGTCCATGGAGATACCACGACCACCTTTGCAGCTGCTCTTTCGGCGTATTATCATAAGGTGATGGTGGGCCACGTGGAAGCGGGGTTGAGGACCCACGACAAATTTTTCCCATACCCTGAAGAAATGAACAGGAGGCTTACAGCTCCATTGGCTGATATGCATTTTGCGCCTACGGCGTCTGCCAAAGCAAATCTCTTGGACGAAGGAATTGCTGAGGGCAGTATTTACGTGACGGGTAATACGGTTATTGATGCTCTCAAGTGGACAGTAAAAGAGGGACACTTATTTGAAAACCAGGCTTTAAATGATGTTGATTATAAATCCTACAGGGTTATAACCATGACGGCTCACAGGAGAGAAAATTGGGGTAAGCCTCTTGAGAACATATGTTATGCCGTACTGGATATTGTGCAAAGGTATAAAGATGTTTTAGTGATATACCCTGTTCATTTAAATCCTGCTGTGAGGGATGTGGTCTTTAAGATCCTAGGTTCTGCTGAGCGGGTTATGCTTTTAGACCCGTTGAGCATGGTGGATATGCACAACCTCATTAAGCGCTCCTATTTTGTGATGACGGATTCAGGTGGGCTTCAGGAAGAGGTGCCGTCACTGGGCAAGCCTGTTCTGGTTTTGCGGGATGTTACTGAGAGACCTGAGGCAGTAGAGGCCGGAACGGTGAGGTTGGTGGGAACGGAAAAAGAAGTGATAGTCAAAAATGTTATGAAATTGCTTGATGATCAAGCTGAATACGCCAGGATGGCTAATGCCATTAATCCATATGGAGATGGATATGCCTCAAAGCGTATTGTACAGGCGATAAAATATAAATTCGGGCTAACAGCTGAAAAGCCAGAGGAATTTATGCCGCAGGTTTAA
- a CDS encoding YwmB family TATA-box binding protein — protein sequence MVKKIIIGIMILIFIILGYNPVMSYENKPMEESVQKAFRYSGAKINTININGWAIVQEKFIGIDLMKKWIEDIRKELNLENVKLTEKDYNTFREVKMEYSGDEKRVVVIFQSLHEDVPQTYLIVDEYLDDFQYINDKTDIERVFENYNKKPEISILCEGTFDGRKSYNELEAIKNKVINSIHGSVINEGYYGNFISTTAYSPEIKEYIAIGGEKININVALRYSSYDDKTHIYIGSPIITSEY from the coding sequence TTGGTAAAAAAGATTATTATAGGAATAATGATTTTGATATTTATAATTTTGGGTTATAATCCGGTTATGTCTTATGAGAACAAACCGATGGAGGAGTCGGTTCAAAAAGCATTTAGATACAGTGGCGCGAAAATCAATACGATTAACATCAATGGGTGGGCTATTGTTCAGGAGAAATTTATTGGTATAGATCTCATGAAAAAATGGATAGAGGATATCAGAAAGGAATTGAATCTTGAGAATGTGAAATTAACTGAAAAAGACTATAATACATTTAGAGAAGTAAAGATGGAATACTCAGGTGATGAAAAGAGGGTAGTTGTGATATTTCAGTCGTTACATGAAGATGTTCCACAGACCTATTTAATAGTGGATGAGTACTTGGATGACTTTCAGTATATAAATGATAAAACCGATATAGAAAGGGTATTTGAAAATTACAACAAAAAACCGGAAATTTCAATACTCTGTGAAGGAACCTTTGACGGACGAAAATCTTATAATGAATTAGAAGCAATAAAAAATAAGGTAATCAATTCAATACATGGGTCAGTAATAAATGAAGGCTATTACGGCAATTTTATAAGCACAACAGCTTATTCGCCAGAAATAAAAGAATATATCGCGATAGGTGGTGAGAAAATAAATATAAATGTGGCTTTAAGATACAGCAGTTATGATGATAAAACTCATATTTATATTGGTTCGCCCATTATCACAAGTGAATATTGA
- a CDS encoding aspartate ammonia-lyase — MRYRVEHDLLGEMEVPEEAYYGINTLRAAYNFPITGRPVHRELIKAMVMVKKAAAMANMKLGLLKREIGNAIITACDRILAGEFADQFIVDRIQGGAGTSTNMNVNEVIANVAIEQLKGHKGDYSLVHPINHVNLSQSTNDVYPTALRIAAINLLKPLSEEFADLQEALQQKENQFSSVIKMGRTELQDAVPIMLGQEFGAYAQAIARDRWRLYKVEERLRQVPLGGTAVGTGLNADVRYIYMVIDILRDLTGLGLARAEYMMDGIQNADVFVEVSGLLKSAAVNLSKIASDLRLMSSGPECGFGEIKLPAMQAGSSIMPGKVNPIIPEMINMVAYQVIGNDLTITMAAEAGQLELNAMMPLIASNLLDSIEMMTNAVRVFIERCISGIEADVERCHRYVFESVGLVTALTPYIGYDNATRVASVCRETNKSVKQVVLEMGLMGKEELEKALNPYEMTKPGIKVING, encoded by the coding sequence ATGAGGTACAGAGTGGAGCATGACTTATTAGGTGAGATGGAGGTGCCTGAAGAGGCTTATTATGGCATAAATACCCTGAGGGCTGCTTATAATTTCCCCATAACCGGCAGGCCTGTCCACAGGGAATTGATAAAGGCTATGGTTATGGTAAAAAAAGCAGCTGCCATGGCCAATATGAAGCTGGGATTGCTCAAAAGAGAGATTGGAAATGCAATAATAACAGCATGCGATAGGATACTTGCAGGTGAGTTTGCTGATCAGTTTATAGTGGATAGGATTCAGGGTGGTGCCGGAACATCTACTAATATGAATGTAAATGAAGTTATTGCCAATGTGGCTATAGAGCAGCTGAAAGGACACAAAGGCGATTATAGTTTGGTGCACCCTATTAACCACGTCAATTTGTCTCAATCTACCAATGATGTATACCCTACGGCTCTTAGAATTGCGGCTATAAACCTTTTAAAGCCGCTCAGTGAAGAATTCGCTGATTTGCAGGAGGCTTTACAACAAAAAGAAAACCAATTTTCTTCGGTAATTAAGATGGGCAGGACAGAACTTCAAGACGCTGTACCCATCATGCTGGGACAGGAGTTTGGAGCATACGCTCAGGCCATAGCCAGGGATCGCTGGAGGCTTTACAAGGTTGAGGAAAGGCTGAGGCAGGTTCCCTTAGGTGGGACGGCTGTAGGAACAGGCCTTAACGCAGATGTCCGTTATATATACATGGTTATTGATATTTTAAGAGATCTAACAGGCCTGGGTCTTGCTAGAGCGGAATACATGATGGATGGAATACAAAATGCTGATGTGTTTGTAGAGGTATCAGGGCTTTTAAAGTCTGCAGCGGTGAATTTGAGCAAGATAGCCAGCGATCTCAGGCTTATGTCGTCAGGGCCTGAGTGCGGGTTTGGAGAGATAAAGCTGCCTGCTATGCAGGCGGGATCGTCTATAATGCCGGGAAAAGTAAATCCCATAATACCTGAGATGATAAATATGGTGGCGTATCAGGTAATTGGCAATGACCTTACCATTACTATGGCGGCCGAAGCGGGGCAGCTGGAGCTCAATGCTATGATGCCGCTTATTGCGTCAAATCTTCTGGATTCTATTGAGATGATGACAAATGCCGTAAGGGTTTTTATAGAAAGGTGTATATCAGGGATTGAAGCTGATGTGGAGAGATGCCACAGATATGTATTTGAGAGCGTGGGTCTGGTGACAGCATTAACACCATACATTGGTTATGATAATGCTACAAGGGTGGCTTCAGTGTGTAGGGAGACCAATAAATCTGTAAAACAAGTGGTTCTTGAGATGGGCCTTATGGGCAAAGAAGAACTGGAGAAGGCGCTTAATCCTTATGAGATGACAAAACCAGGGATCAAAGTGATTAATGGATAA
- the murA gene encoding UDP-N-acetylglucosamine 1-carboxyvinyltransferase translates to MARLIVEKSPPLKGHVKVSGAKNSVLPIMAASLMSEGNIVLQDIPNLEDVDVMKDVLDAIGSQVQYKGRGIIEIITPRILTCEAPNDLVKKMRASFLIMGALLARTGRARMYMPGGCNIGVRPVDLHLKGFSALGTEIIQEHGYIEARAKKLRGTTIYLDFPSVGATENIMMAACFAEGQTVIENAAEEPEIVDLANFLNKMGAKIKGAGTDTIKIEGVKQLGSAEHRVIPDRIEVGTFMAAGAITGGDIVIDNVIMDHVVSIAAKLKEAGVEIIPYGNSVRVRSDGCLKATDVKTLPYPGFPTDMQAPFMALMSVARGNSIIIETIFENRFLHVEELKRMGAKIKIEGRSAIVEGVPKLTGAQVKVTDLRAGAALVLAGLVAEGKSEITDIFHIDRGYERLEEKLKGLGAIINRVQD, encoded by the coding sequence GTGGCCAGATTAATAGTAGAAAAAAGCCCACCATTAAAAGGTCATGTAAAGGTGAGCGGTGCTAAAAATTCTGTACTTCCGATTATGGCAGCGTCGCTAATGAGCGAAGGAAATATTGTGTTACAAGATATACCCAATCTTGAAGATGTGGATGTCATGAAAGATGTGCTTGATGCCATCGGCAGTCAGGTGCAGTATAAAGGAAGAGGAATTATCGAGATTATCACTCCAAGGATTTTAACGTGTGAAGCTCCCAATGATTTGGTAAAAAAGATGAGAGCGTCTTTTCTCATCATGGGTGCTTTACTGGCCAGAACAGGAAGGGCCAGAATGTATATGCCTGGTGGTTGCAATATAGGGGTAAGGCCTGTGGACCTGCATTTAAAAGGTTTTTCAGCCTTAGGTACAGAAATAATACAGGAGCACGGATATATAGAAGCCAGGGCTAAGAAATTAAGAGGGACGACTATATACCTTGATTTCCCCAGCGTGGGAGCTACCGAGAACATAATGATGGCAGCATGTTTTGCTGAAGGTCAAACAGTGATAGAGAATGCTGCGGAAGAGCCTGAGATTGTGGATCTGGCCAATTTTTTAAATAAAATGGGAGCAAAGATAAAAGGTGCGGGTACAGATACGATTAAAATAGAAGGTGTGAAGCAGTTAGGCTCTGCCGAACATAGAGTTATTCCTGATCGGATTGAAGTTGGTACATTTATGGCGGCGGGAGCTATTACGGGTGGAGATATTGTAATTGACAATGTCATCATGGATCATGTGGTTTCAATAGCGGCTAAGCTTAAAGAGGCTGGGGTAGAGATAATACCCTATGGTAATTCGGTCAGAGTAAGAAGTGATGGCTGCTTAAAAGCTACGGATGTAAAAACACTTCCGTATCCTGGATTTCCAACAGATATGCAGGCTCCATTTATGGCTTTGATGAGTGTTGCCAGAGGCAACAGCATAATTATTGAAACGATATTTGAAAATCGCTTTTTACATGTGGAAGAATTAAAAAGGATGGGAGCAAAGATCAAGATCGAAGGCCGCAGCGCCATTGTTGAAGGCGTTCCAAAATTGACAGGGGCTCAGGTGAAAGTTACTGACTTGAGAGCAGGGGCAGCACTGGTATTGGCTGGCCTTGTAGCTGAAGGAAAGTCAGAAATAACCGATATATTTCACATAGATAGAGGGTATGAGAGACTTGAGGAAAAGTTAAAGGGGTTGGGCGCAATCATAAATCGTGTCCAGGATTAG